AAACACTGATCAAGCATGCGGATACCGCAATGTATCTCGCAAAGGATCGCGGGAAGAATAATTACCAGTTTTACACCAACCAGCTGCACGGTCTTTCCTCAAGAAAAATGGAGCTGGAGAATGGCTTGAGGAAAGCGCTGGAGCAAAATCAGCTCACGCTTCATTATCAACCGCAAGTTAATCTGGAAACTGGAGAAATCATTGGTGTGGAAGCACTTGTGCGCTGGATCCATCCGGAGAATGGCCTCATTTCACCGGCTGAATTCATTCCCCTTGCTGAGGAAACGGGATTGATTGTCCCGCTTGGGAAATGGGTGCTGGAAAAGGCGGCTGCCCAAAACAAAGCCTGGCAGGAGCAAGGCTACAGACCAATCCCGATGTCAGTGAACATTTCTGTACGCCAGCTCCAGGAGGATCATTTCATTGATAGTGTAAAACAAGTACTGGCCGATACGCAGCTGGCTCCAAAGTTTCTTGATTTTGAGATCACAGAAAGCGTCATGCAGAACAGTGAGAAGACAGCGTTGATACTTGATCAACTGAAGGAGCTGGGCATTACACTTGCAATTGATGATTTTGGTACCGGGTATTCATCGTTAAGCTTACTGAAGCATTTTCCGATTGATAAAATCAAAATTGACAAATCTTTCGTCGATGACATCATTCACCATTCCAACCATGGAGCGATGGTCAAGACCATCATCGACATGGGACATAATCTGCAATTCGGGGTTATTGCTGAAGGCGTCGAGGAAAAAGAGCAGGTTGCATTTTTGCTCAAAAATGGCTGCATGGTCGGACAAGGCTATCATTTCAGCAAGCCGCTTCCGGTTGAGCAAATGGAAGAATTGCTTCTTAACAATGTGAAACATGAAGGCATTCTGCAATAGCGGAATGTCTTTATTTATTTTCCCGCCGTATAGCGAAGCCTGAATGAGAGACGCTAAGGCTAAAAAGGAGTGGTGGAAATGAATAGGATAATCATGTTGGCAACACTGGTTTTTACTCTCTTTTTAGCTGGTGCAGTGGAGGCGCAGGGAAATGCTGAATGTGAAAAATTAGAGAAAATGTTCAATACAAGTGTGGAGACCAAAAATGGTGTTTGTAAAGTAGAAATACACCGTCAAAGCATCAAACCGACGAATATGGGGAAAAAACTCTCTCCAGAAATGATGGAACTTGCCTTCCATTTCAGCTTTGAGCATAAGGATGGACAGACTGCTGTCATAGGCGAACTCGCCTTGCTGCAGGAAGAGGTGAACCCAGTTTTGGACGAGTTGCGTAAAGGAGAACTCGAAGTAACCGCCTTGCACAACCATATGATGTTTGAAGAGCCAAGAATTATGTATGTCCACTTCCAGGATCTCGGCAATTTGGAACAGCAGGCAAAAGCGATTAAAGCAGCGATCGATAAGACGAGTAAATAAAATACGCCTTTTTTCAGCGAGAAACGAACTCAGTAGCAACAGCGGAATATTTTCGCTGTTTTTTTTCGATTGGATTACAAATAATAAACAAGGATGTTTAACAGAAGTCCGTTTAGGCTATTACACTTTCGTATACTAAAGAAGGAGGATAACTTCTGTGAATGATAAATACAAACCATTATTTGATTCATTTACGTTCAAGAATGGCATTAACCTGAAAAATAGACTTGTGATGGCGCCGATGACCAATTTTTCGTCTAACGAGGATGGAACGGTAACGGACGCAGAGGTGGATTATTACGTCCGCCGTTCGAAGGGCGTTAGCATGGTGATAACTGCGTGTACATATGTAACCCGCAATGGGAAAGGATTTCATGGTGAATTCGGAGCCGATACTGATGAAATGATCCCAAGCCTGAAAAAGCTGGCAACAGCAATTAAAGCTGAAGGTGCTAAAGCGGTGCTGCAAATTTTCCATGGCGGCCGCGAGTGTCCTCCAGAGCTTGTACCTAACGAGGAGATCGTCAGTGCAAGCGATGTTCAATCAGAGCGTAATAGTGCAAAGGCACCGCGAGCATTGACCGAAGAGGAAGTACAACACATCATTGCCGCGTTTGGCGAGACAACCCGCCGGGCGATAGAAGCAGGCTTTGATGGCGTCGAAATCCACGGAGCCAACGGCTATTTGATCCAGCAATTCTTTTCTCCTCATTCAAACAGACGTGATGATCAATGGGGAGGCTCCCTGGAAAAAAGGATGGCATTCCCGCTGGCAGTTGTTGATGAAGTGAAAAAAGTAGCCGCTAAGCATGCAAAGGAACCGTTCATTGTCGGATACAGATTTTCACCGGAAGAACCGGAAGAGCCTGGAATCACGATGGCTGACACCCTGCAGCTGATTGATGCCCTCGCCGAAAAAAATCTGGACTACTTGCATGTTTCGTTAAATGATTTCTGGTCAAAGCCAAGAAGGGGTGTCGACGATGATCGTTCGAGAATGGAAATTATCCACGAACGAGTCGGCGGCAAGGTTCCTGTCATAGGAGTCGGCTCGCTTTATAGCGCAGATGATGTCATCAAAGCATTTGAGACGGGAGTACCATTGCTCGCGTTAGGCCGTGAACTGATCATTGACCCGGATTGGGTAGAAAAAGTTGAAACTGGCCGTGAAAATGAAATTGAAACAAAGATTGATACAGGTGCCCAAGCCCGGCTTGTCGTTCCTGACCCATTATGGCAGGCAATCATCAATACACCAGGCTGGTTTCCGGGAATTCAATAATAAAAGTTGCTTTAAAAGAACCAAAGCTGCTGCTTTGGTTCTTTTTATCGTGGAATTTAATGGGGGCTTCTCTTAGCAGAGTGGTTTATTGGCGAAGTTCACAACTTTATTGGCGATAATTTCATTTTATTGGCGAAACCACTCCATTTATTGGCGAAAATCTAAATTTATTGGCGAACTGGAAATTATCATCGTTTTTTTCCAGTTCGAATTGCCATGAAAGTGTAAGATATATCACCGTAAGCAGCAGCTGAAGTCTTTATAATGAAAATATGTAAGGGCTTACATTTATTTAAATAACCTGAATCTACCTTGACTGACGCAGCTTTGCCAGGACCGATTACGGGAGGGGATGTATGTGTTGCTAACGGAAGAACAGAAGTTGTTGCTCGATATTTTTGAAGAAATGAAAAACCAGGGACATGAACAGGTCATATTCAATTATGACAAGGCAACTGGATTGAAGTCGATTGTCGCCATCCATGATACGACGCTCGGCCCGGCGCTTGGGGGATGCCGGATGTGGGATTACGAATCGACTGAAGAAGCGCTGCGTGATGTTCTGCGGCTTTCGAAAGGAATGACCTATAAATGCGGGGTTTCGGGTGTGACTTATGGAGGCGGGAAAGCGGTCATTATTGGTGATCCCAAGTCAGAAAAATCGGATGAACTTTTTCAGGCTTTCGGCTCATTCATCGAAACTTTGAAGGGACGCTTTTACACAGGAACGGATGTCGGAACGGTCGGCATGGATTTCGTTTCTGCCTCAAAGCAAACATCCTACCTTGTTGGCTTGCCTGAAGAATATGGCGGCAGCGGCAATTCAGCTGTTATTACGGCCTTCGGTGTGTGGAAAGCAATCAAGGCAACGGCGAAAGAGATTTTTGGCAATGATTCACTGCTAGGCCGGCGAATTGCTGTCCAGGGTCTTGGGAAGGTAGGCCGCTTTCTCGTCGGCCACCTACATGAAGAAGGAGCGAAGCTGATCGTCACCGATATTTTTGAAGAGAATGTAAAAGAAATCAAGGAGCAATTCCCGGATATTGAAACAGTTGATTCTCTCGAGATTTACAGCGTAGAATGCGATATCTTTTCACCAAATGCATTGGGGGCCGTCATCAATGACCTCACAATACCGAAACTCAAGTGCCTGGCTGTTGCCGGAGCAGCGAATAATGTGCTCGCAGAAGAACGGCACGGCGATATGCTTCACCAGAAAGGTATCCTCTACGCACCGGACTACGTGGCGAATGCAGGCGGCTTGATTCAGGTAGCGGATGAATTGCATGAGTACAGCAAGGACCGGGCGTTCAGGAATGCAAGCATGATTTATGACATTTTAGAAAAAATCTACAAAATCTCCAAAACTCACGATATTCCAACATATAAAGCCGCAAATATATTAGTAGAAGAGAAAATTGTAAAGATCAGCAGGATTCAGAGCAAGTATACAGGTTAAACATCAGGAGGTGAAAAGCATGCGCTATAAAAGCTTTACAGATGTCATTAATCTCGCACGGACTAGGCCGCCTGTAAAAATGAGCGTCGCCGCAGCACACGACCGGGATGTGCTTCAAGCTGTGAAGGAAGCTGTAGAAATCGGAATCATCGAACCTTATCTAGTCGGTGATCCGCAAAAAATATTTGCACTGGCGAGGGATATTGACTTTTTTGTGGGGGAATATCCAGTTTATCCTGCCTATACAGAAAAGGAAAATGCGTTTGTTGCCGCAAAATTGGCTAGCGAGGGACATGTGCAGATTATCATGAAAGGCTTCGTGAATAGCACGCCATTTTTACAAGGGGTGCTGCATAAAGAACTGAAATTAAAAACTGGCACAGTCATCAGCCATATCTCCGTTTTCGATATTCCGGGTGCAGATCGGCTGATCAGCATGAGTGATGGCGGTATCAATATAGCGCCAGATTTTCAGCAGAAAAAGCAAATCATCCTTAATGCCGTCGATTTCCTCAACAGAATTGGAATCGACTCACCGCGGGTTGCGATTTTAGCAGCCAACGAAAGAGTCAGTGAGAAGATGCCAGTGACAGTGGAAGCCGACCATCTGGCTATGCTGATGAAAAATGAAGCGAGCAGAGAGCTGTTGATAGAAGGACCGCTTCCGCTCGACCTTGCCATTAGCCGGGAATCGCTTCTCCATAAAGGGTTGGACAGCGAGCTTGAGGGAGCAGCGGATCTGCTTATCGTTCCAAGTATTGAGGCAGGAAACTTCCTTGGCAAGGCGATTACCTATTTTGCGAAAGGGACTATGGCAGGAATCGTGCTCGGTGCGAAAGTGCCGCTCGTATTGAACTCACGGTCAGATACAGCAGAAGCAAAATTGGCTTCGATTGCACTCGCTGTCTTAGCGGCATCCAACACAACGGTCAGCGTTTAGATAGGAGAGGTATGATGAAAATCCTAGCGGTAAATCCAGGCTCCACTTCTACCAAGCTAGCAGTGTATGAAAATGAAGATTTACTTTTTGAACAGACCATCCGCCATCCTGATGATGAAATCATGAAGCTTCCGGAACTAGATGACCAGTTGCCGTACAGGCTTGAGTCCATCGTGGAAGCTTTACGGTCGCAGGGCTTCAATCCTTCACACCTGGACGCAGTCGTTGGCCGGGGTGGAATGCTGAAGCCGATGGACAGTGGGACGTATCTTGTTGATGAAAATCTGCTGAATGACGCCCGCTCTGGGAAATATGGCAATCACGCTTCAAACCTGGGATCAATAATCGCAGCTGAAATAGCTGACTCTCAACAAATACCCGCCTATATCGTTGACCCAGTATGTGTAGATGAACTGGTTGTGGAAGCAAGGATTTCGGGCCTGGCTGATATAGAAAGGAAAAGCCATGTCCATGCACTGAATATTAAGGGTGTTTCTCGTAAAATTGCTGTACATCTTGGAAAGGTTTTAGAAGATACCAGTTTCGTTGTTGCCCATCTTGGAGGCGGCATATCGGTTGCAGCGGTACGGAATGGACAAATCATCGACGTCAATAATGCTGAAAATGAAGGTCCATTTTCACCCGAAAGAGCAGGCGGACTGCCGGCAAAACAGCTCGTACAGCTTTGTTTTTCAGGGAAATACACTGAAAAAGATTTGCTTCAAAAAATGACAAAGCAGGGTGGGGTGTTTTCCTATCTAGGGACTAAGAATCTCATGGAAGTTGAGGATTGGGCCGCTGAGGGTGACCTAGAGGCTGCCATGGTTTTGAAGGCAATGGTACATCAAATCGTAAAAGAGATTGGCGCGATGGCCACCGTACTTGAAGGTGAGATGGACGGAATCATCCTAACTGGGGGAATCGCCCATTCAGATAGGATTGTAGCTTTAATTAGAAAGAAAATCAGCTTTCTAGGGAAAGTTTTCGTCCTGCCAGGTGAAGCGGAAATGGAAGCATTGGCAGCAGGTGCTTTACGAGTGATGGGAGGAATCGAAGACGCGAAAATCTATTGAAAAAGGCATGGGCCCATGTGATGAAAATGGGGCTCATGCCTTTTTATTAGGTCTGGTATGACCACAGATTTATTCAGAAGCAAGCTGACTTTCATAGACTTTAACATTTGCATAGATGGCAGATAAAATTGGAGCCTCCAAACCTGATTTCTTGGCATTCTCCAGCAAATAGCCAAAAAGGTGATCCGCTTCGGTCAGGAGTGATTTCTCCATATCCCGCTGCAGGGAGGACTTCATACCATGTCCGATTTCATTCATTTTTCCAAGAGTGGCCTCGATCGCTCCTTCAGCGAGTGGTGCATCGAGTCTCTCCATGATTTCCGCAGCTTCATGGACCAGTTTATGAATTGTATGCCAGCCATGCTCTTGATCGCGAATAGGGCCGATTGGTGACCTGAACAGGGAGGTGATCCCGCTTAATGAAGTGATGAATAAGTACTTGTGCCACATTTCCTGCTGGATTTTTTCAGAAAGACGAAAGCTTGCCTTCGTACCGCTGAATACATTCTCCAGCTGTAAAATCCGTACTGTTTTTTCGCCAGTCCGCTCACCGAAAACAAGGTCATGGATCGGGCTTGTTTGAATGATTTTACCATCCTGAGCCAGGGTGGTCTCGATAAAGCATAGGCCTCCAATGACCTTTTCTGTCCCGAATGCCTTGATCAGCACATCAAGATGAGCCATTCCGTTCAATAATGGGAGGACCATCGTCTCTTCTCCTACATAATGCCGGATGTCCTCAATGGCGCCTTCCAAATGGTAGGACTTTGTAGAGACAAGAATAACATCATATGGTTCAGCATTTTCTCCCGCCAAAACCGTTTTAGGTTCAGGGACATGCATATCTCCGTGAATGCTTTCCACCACCAGCCCATTTGCACGAAGCTGCTGCTGGCGCTTTTCACGCACCAAAAACGTGACATCTTCTCCTTTTTCCAAGAGGCGGCCGCCAAAGTAGCCGCCAATTGCACCTGCACCTACGATCAATATTTTCATATCCATAACCTCCTTGACTATGTAAAAGCGCACGCCTGGAATCAAGCGTGCACCTGGTATTGTCTTATTAATATGCCAGGAAGGCTGCTAAAAACCCGCCTGCTGTAATAAGGACAATGATAATTTTTGTGAAAAAGGGAAGCTGCTCTTTCCCTTTTTCATTAACCTGGCTTTCCTTCTCATTGACTGATTTGCGGTATTCCGGACTGCAGCATCCGCTCATCGTTACGCCACCTGGTTATAGCTGGAGATATCCTCTTCAAGCGGGATATTTTTTGCCCGAGCTTTCTTGGCAGCGTTGAAGAAAATGACCGTGATGACAGCTGTGACAATTAATGCTCCGATATTGGATACTGTCAGTGATTGGCCGAATCCGATTTGGGCATTAAGGATATAGGAAGTTGTAGCTGCTGTCATGAACATACCAGGAATCATCGCGATCCAGTAGTTCTTCTTGGCGATGAACAGGTACATGGCACCGACCCAAAGCGCGATGACCGCTGTTGATTGGTTAGCCCAGGAGAAGTATCTCCAGAGAAGCGTGAAATCAATTTTTGTCAAAGCGAAAGAGATCACGAATAATGGAACAGCAATCCAAAGACGGCTAGTGATTTTCTTCTGTGAAAAATTGAAGTAATCAGCGATGATCATACGCGCGCTTCGGAAAGCAGTATCACCAGAAGTGATCGGAAGTACGATTACACCAAGTACAGCAAGTGTACCGCCGATTGCACCAAGCATCAATGTTGAAGCTTCACTTACTATTGCAGCAGGTCCGCCGTTAGCAAGCATGTCGTTCAAGCCGTTGTAGCCATCGAATAAGCTCATTGCCGCAGCAGCCCAGATCATTGCGATGACACCTTCAGCGATCATCATGCCGTAGAAAATTTTGCGGCCATTCTTTTCATTTTGCGTTGTACGTGAAATGATCGGCGTTTGTGTTGCATGGAAACCTGACAGCGCACCGCAAGAAATTGTTAAGAACAATAGCGGGAAAATCGCTGCATTACCAGGATGGAAATTCGTTAGTGATAATTCAGGAATCGGTGCTCCCGTGATAACAAGCATTGCACCTACTCCGACTGCACTGATCAACAGCAATGCCCCAAAGATCGGGTAGAAGCGGCCAATGATTTTATCAACAGGAAGCAATGTCGCTAAAATATAGTAAACAAAGATTGCTGCAATGATGATTCCCATTGTTACCTTTCCGTCCATCAATGTATGAAGCAAGCCAGCCGGAGCTGTGACGAAAACGGTTCCAACTAATAATAAAAGAAGAATCGCAAATGCATTAACGACATGCTTCATGAATTTACCCAGGAATTTTCCTGCAAGTTCAGGAAGGTGTGCGCCTCGGTTACGGATTGAAATCATACCTGTAAGGTAATCGTGGACAGCACCAGCGAAGATAGCGCCAAGAACGATCCAAAGGAAAGCAACCGGTCCGTAAAGTGCTCCCATGATCGGCCCGAAAATAGGTCCAACACCAGCGATATTAAGAAGCTGGATCAAAGAGTTCTTTGCTGTGGACATTGGCACATAGTCAACGTCATCCTTATGTGTATAAGCCGGAGTGTTACGACCTTCGTTCACTCCAAAAACCTTTTCAACAAACTTTCCATACGTAAAATAACCAACAATTAAAAGTGCAATACCAGCTAGAAAGGTATACATATGAAACCTCCTCAAAAGAAAATTGTATGCGTTTTCATTAAGTATAATAGAGAAGGTGGAATTGTGGCTGTTTTGTGAACAAGATGCAGGAAAATGAGCCTGAAGTGCAAAATATGTCGATTGAAATGCAAAAAAGCACCCTTAAGATGCTTTAATGAGTACTTATAATTCCAGCTGAGTCCTCAGTGACTTTACATAATTCCGGCTGACTGACAGCATTTCCTCCCTGCCTTCAATTTCCAGTTGATAGGCGCCATTGAACCATGGTGTAAGGCGGGTGACATAATCCAGATTCACAATATAGCTTTTATGAATCCGGAAAAAGGAGTATGCTGTAAGCCGGGCTTCCAGATCTTTTAAAGGAATCCTTGTTTCGTATTCCTTTGTTTTCGTGATGATTTTTGAGTATTTTTCTTCTCTCGATATGTAGAGGATATCCTTCGGATCCAGATAAAAAATCTCGCCATCCCCTTCAACGGCAAGCTTGCCAGTCTGCTTGGCAGACTCTTGTTCAGCTGGCATCAGAAAATGTTTCTCAATCCTAAGGATCGTTTCTTTCAGCTGATTCTCGTCATACGGTTTAAGCAAGTAATCGACAGCTTCATATCTGAAAGCCTCGGCAGCAAATTGCGGATAGGCCGTTGCAAACACAATCAGCGGCGTTTTTTTGAATTCCATCAACGCTTTCGCCGCTTCCATTCCATTCATTTTTGGCATTTCAACATCCAGGAAGACGACATCAGGATAAAACTGCAAAGCTTTCATGACTGCAGCTTCACCTGACTCCGCTTCTCCAACAACCTGGATGGAGGGGAAGGATTGCAATAAATGCTTCAGTTCATCCCGGCTGTATAATTCATCATCAACGATCAGAGTACGTATCATCTTATCCATCAATCATTCCTCCGCTTGTGGAATCGTAAAGGAAACCTTCGTGCCTTTTCCAGGCTCACTATCAATCCGCAATGAGGCATCTTCCCCAAAGTTCATCGTAAGTCTTCTATTTACATTAAAAAGCGCGATTCCGCTTCCTGTTTCAGAATCTATTATTTGTTTGCCTAGCAGATTAATCCGTTCCTGGTTCATTCCCTGCCCATTATCGTTCACTGTTACAATCGTGCTTTTAATCCCTTTACGAATGGCTATATGAATTTGGCAGTCATGATCCATATCCTTAATTCCATGTTTTACGGCATTTTCTACTATTGGCTGCAGCGTCAGCGGCGGGATTTTTACAGGCAAAGCGTCCTCCTCTATATCGTAGGTAACCCGCAGCTTTTCTACAAACCGCGTCTCTTCAATGGATAGATAGGCTTTCACGTGAGCCAATTCCTGCTCAAGAGTCGTCATTGACACGGTAGTTGCATTTAAATTTTGTCTCAGGAAATGAGATAGAGAGACAAGAAGCATCCGTGCTTTTGCCGGATCAATCCTGATCAGTGAGGTGATGACATTCATTGTATTGAATAAAAAATGAGGACTGATCTGAGCCTGAAGGGCCTTAACCTCAGCTTCCTTTGCAAGCTGATAGGCCTTATCGGCTTCAGCGATTTCGAGCTGGTTGCTGAGCAGATTGCTGAGCCCGGATATCAGTTCAATGACGACATCGGTAATTTCCTTTTCCGATTTAAAATAAAACTTCAGCGTGCCTATATTTTCCTCGCGCAGTTTCAATGGAGCAATCACTGCTGCGCCAAGCGGACAGCTTTGCTCGCGGCAGTGGATCGTTTCATCATTGGCGACGACCAGTTTTCCGCTTTTCAGCACATCCCTTGTAATCTGGGTCTGGATAGGGCTTGTTGAGCGGTGATGGTCATCAGCAAGACCAATATGGGCAAGGATTTCATATTGGTTGGTGATTGCCACCGCGCTAGTCTGTACTTCGTTGTGTAAAATCTGGCATACTGCCTGCGCTGAATCCTGATTGATGCCCTTGCGCAAGTAGGCGAGTGTCTGGTCGGCAATCCTCAGCGTTTTTTGCGCTAGCATCGCTCCAGTCTTTTCCTCCTCGGAAACCACATTCTTGATTACCATTAAAAATAGAGCAGACCCCAGCCCATTTGCGATGATCATCGGAACACCGATTATTTCAACGAGAGTTTGAGCTTGTACATAAGGCTTGGCAATCAATAGGATAATCAGCATTTGAACACTTTCGGCAATCGCCCCGACCAGGAAGGCGGTTCTTAGGTTGATATTATTTTTCTTCTTCTGAAAACGGCCCGCGATGATTCCAGCCACGATTGCCGCAAGTCCGCACGCAAGAGCAGTGAATCCGCCGAGCGTGAACCGATGCAGACCCGCAATAAGGCCGGCACCAATACCAACCTTGTAGCCGCCAAGCATCCCGGCAATTACAATCCCGATGACACGGGAATTAGCAATGGCTTCATCCGAAGCCAAATCAGCTGCCCAGGGGTTGAACTGGAGATTATCCGTTGAAAAACTCATCCCGGAATATGTACCAATAATCCCGAAAAAACCAAAGAATAGAATGGCAAAATATTGCTGGCGCCGGTTCAGGGAATCATGGTAAATCAATCCCCTGAAGAAACGGAACCTCGTTAAAATGAAAGCAATCGTCACGATGATGCCAAGCCGCTCCAGCATCGTAATGAGTAATTCGAACATAATATTGCTCCTCAGGAAGTGTTTGCACTTATTTTAAATGAATGATCATGAAAAACAAAGACACATTGTCTGAGTTTTATATGAAAATAAGCCTGGCATGTTGCTGCCAGGCTTTGGAATCCCCATTTCGCTTCTACCAATAGGGTGGAAGAAAGTGAATTATAGCGAAGAACTTATTTTTATAGCGAGTTTTTGATTTTTATAGCGACTTTCTGATTATTATAGCGAC
This portion of the Mesobacillus sp. S13 genome encodes:
- a CDS encoding DUF1259 domain-containing protein yields the protein MNRIIMLATLVFTLFLAGAVEAQGNAECEKLEKMFNTSVETKNGVCKVEIHRQSIKPTNMGKKLSPEMMELAFHFSFEHKDGQTAVIGELALLQEEVNPVLDELRKGELEVTALHNHMMFEEPRIMYVHFQDLGNLEQQAKAIKAAIDKTSK
- a CDS encoding NADH-dependent flavin oxidoreductase; amino-acid sequence: MNDKYKPLFDSFTFKNGINLKNRLVMAPMTNFSSNEDGTVTDAEVDYYVRRSKGVSMVITACTYVTRNGKGFHGEFGADTDEMIPSLKKLATAIKAEGAKAVLQIFHGGRECPPELVPNEEIVSASDVQSERNSAKAPRALTEEEVQHIIAAFGETTRRAIEAGFDGVEIHGANGYLIQQFFSPHSNRRDDQWGGSLEKRMAFPLAVVDEVKKVAAKHAKEPFIVGYRFSPEEPEEPGITMADTLQLIDALAEKNLDYLHVSLNDFWSKPRRGVDDDRSRMEIIHERVGGKVPVIGVGSLYSADDVIKAFETGVPLLALGRELIIDPDWVEKVETGRENEIETKIDTGAQARLVVPDPLWQAIINTPGWFPGIQ
- a CDS encoding Glu/Leu/Phe/Val family dehydrogenase, which translates into the protein MKNQGHEQVIFNYDKATGLKSIVAIHDTTLGPALGGCRMWDYESTEEALRDVLRLSKGMTYKCGVSGVTYGGGKAVIIGDPKSEKSDELFQAFGSFIETLKGRFYTGTDVGTVGMDFVSASKQTSYLVGLPEEYGGSGNSAVITAFGVWKAIKATAKEIFGNDSLLGRRIAVQGLGKVGRFLVGHLHEEGAKLIVTDIFEENVKEIKEQFPDIETVDSLEIYSVECDIFSPNALGAVINDLTIPKLKCLAVAGAANNVLAEERHGDMLHQKGILYAPDYVANAGGLIQVADELHEYSKDRAFRNASMIYDILEKIYKISKTHDIPTYKAANILVEEKIVKISRIQSKYTG
- a CDS encoding bifunctional enoyl-CoA hydratase/phosphate acetyltransferase, with translation MRYKSFTDVINLARTRPPVKMSVAAAHDRDVLQAVKEAVEIGIIEPYLVGDPQKIFALARDIDFFVGEYPVYPAYTEKENAFVAAKLASEGHVQIIMKGFVNSTPFLQGVLHKELKLKTGTVISHISVFDIPGADRLISMSDGGINIAPDFQQKKQIILNAVDFLNRIGIDSPRVAILAANERVSEKMPVTVEADHLAMLMKNEASRELLIEGPLPLDLAISRESLLHKGLDSELEGAADLLIVPSIEAGNFLGKAITYFAKGTMAGIVLGAKVPLVLNSRSDTAEAKLASIALAVLAASNTTVSV
- the buk gene encoding butyrate kinase, whose translation is MMKILAVNPGSTSTKLAVYENEDLLFEQTIRHPDDEIMKLPELDDQLPYRLESIVEALRSQGFNPSHLDAVVGRGGMLKPMDSGTYLVDENLLNDARSGKYGNHASNLGSIIAAEIADSQQIPAYIVDPVCVDELVVEARISGLADIERKSHVHALNIKGVSRKIAVHLGKVLEDTSFVVAHLGGGISVAAVRNGQIIDVNNAENEGPFSPERAGGLPAKQLVQLCFSGKYTEKDLLQKMTKQGGVFSYLGTKNLMEVEDWAAEGDLEAAMVLKAMVHQIVKEIGAMATVLEGEMDGIILTGGIAHSDRIVALIRKKISFLGKVFVLPGEAEMEALAAGALRVMGGIEDAKIY
- a CDS encoding ketopantoate reductase family protein — its product is MKILIVGAGAIGGYFGGRLLEKGEDVTFLVREKRQQQLRANGLVVESIHGDMHVPEPKTVLAGENAEPYDVILVSTKSYHLEGAIEDIRHYVGEETMVLPLLNGMAHLDVLIKAFGTEKVIGGLCFIETTLAQDGKIIQTSPIHDLVFGERTGEKTVRILQLENVFSGTKASFRLSEKIQQEMWHKYLFITSLSGITSLFRSPIGPIRDQEHGWHTIHKLVHEAAEIMERLDAPLAEGAIEATLGKMNEIGHGMKSSLQRDMEKSLLTEADHLFGYLLENAKKSGLEAPILSAIYANVKVYESQLASE
- a CDS encoding carbon starvation protein A, producing the protein MYTFLAGIALLIVGYFTYGKFVEKVFGVNEGRNTPAYTHKDDVDYVPMSTAKNSLIQLLNIAGVGPIFGPIMGALYGPVAFLWIVLGAIFAGAVHDYLTGMISIRNRGAHLPELAGKFLGKFMKHVVNAFAILLLLLVGTVFVTAPAGLLHTLMDGKVTMGIIIAAIFVYYILATLLPVDKIIGRFYPIFGALLLISAVGVGAMLVITGAPIPELSLTNFHPGNAAIFPLLFLTISCGALSGFHATQTPIISRTTQNEKNGRKIFYGMMIAEGVIAMIWAAAAMSLFDGYNGLNDMLANGGPAAIVSEASTLMLGAIGGTLAVLGVIVLPITSGDTAFRSARMIIADYFNFSQKKITSRLWIAVPLFVISFALTKIDFTLLWRYFSWANQSTAVIALWVGAMYLFIAKKNYWIAMIPGMFMTAATTSYILNAQIGFGQSLTVSNIGALIVTAVITVIFFNAAKKARAKNIPLEEDISSYNQVA
- a CDS encoding LytR/AlgR family response regulator transcription factor translates to MDKMIRTLIVDDELYSRDELKHLLQSFPSIQVVGEAESGEAAVMKALQFYPDVVFLDVEMPKMNGMEAAKALMEFKKTPLIVFATAYPQFAAEAFRYEAVDYLLKPYDENQLKETILRIEKHFLMPAEQESAKQTGKLAVEGDGEIFYLDPKDILYISREEKYSKIITKTKEYETRIPLKDLEARLTAYSFFRIHKSYIVNLDYVTRLTPWFNGAYQLEIEGREEMLSVSRNYVKSLRTQLEL
- a CDS encoding sensor histidine kinase produces the protein MFELLITMLERLGIIVTIAFILTRFRFFRGLIYHDSLNRRQQYFAILFFGFFGIIGTYSGMSFSTDNLQFNPWAADLASDEAIANSRVIGIVIAGMLGGYKVGIGAGLIAGLHRFTLGGFTALACGLAAIVAGIIAGRFQKKKNNINLRTAFLVGAIAESVQMLIILLIAKPYVQAQTLVEIIGVPMIIANGLGSALFLMVIKNVVSEEEKTGAMLAQKTLRIADQTLAYLRKGINQDSAQAVCQILHNEVQTSAVAITNQYEILAHIGLADDHHRSTSPIQTQITRDVLKSGKLVVANDETIHCREQSCPLGAAVIAPLKLREENIGTLKFYFKSEKEITDVVIELISGLSNLLSNQLEIAEADKAYQLAKEAEVKALQAQISPHFLFNTMNVITSLIRIDPAKARMLLVSLSHFLRQNLNATTVSMTTLEQELAHVKAYLSIEETRFVEKLRVTYDIEEDALPVKIPPLTLQPIVENAVKHGIKDMDHDCQIHIAIRKGIKSTIVTVNDNGQGMNQERINLLGKQIIDSETGSGIALFNVNRRLTMNFGEDASLRIDSEPGKGTKVSFTIPQAEE